A single genomic interval of uncultured Desulfobacter sp. harbors:
- the rplS gene encoding 50S ribosomal protein L19 encodes MTANLIQKIEKEQMRLDIPDFDSGDTVKVHVKIREGEKERIQIFQGVVIKKTKGLSSARFTVRKISGGVGVERIFPLYSPAIDKVEVVTRGRVRRSKLYYLRNLRGKAARIKEKRFA; translated from the coding sequence ATGACAGCAAATCTAATCCAGAAAATTGAAAAAGAACAAATGCGCCTTGATATCCCGGATTTCGACTCCGGGGATACCGTAAAGGTGCATGTAAAAATCAGGGAAGGTGAAAAGGAACGTATCCAGATTTTCCAGGGCGTGGTTATTAAAAAGACCAAAGGCCTTTCCAGCGCACGGTTCACCGTTAGAAAAATTTCCGGCGGCGTAGGTGTTGAAAGAATCTTCCCCCTGTATTCTCCTGCCATTGACAAAGTTGAAGTGGTCACCCGGGGACGTGTAAGAAGATCCAAACTTTACTATTTGAGAAATCTGCGAGGCAAAGCTGCAAGAATCAAAGAAAAACGCTTTGCCTGA